A section of the Phaseolus vulgaris cultivar G19833 chromosome 8, P. vulgaris v2.0, whole genome shotgun sequence genome encodes:
- the LOC137823585 gene encoding S-protein homolog 5-like, with the protein MSSWGRSVSSLWVLMLLLLSAKNGMAVVNVTNSLEFDVTIYCSNLGPELHLIHPGSFYELNYSGGSTPGKSPFSCFFQWKDAFNNFDMCVPSEDGGCKQCNWFINQEGPCRYEGANRICGRWN; encoded by the coding sequence ATGTCATCATGGGGTAGGAGTGTTTCAAGTCTGTGGGTGCTCATGCTGTTGTTGTTGTCAGCAAAGAATGGCATGGCAGTTGTTAACGTCACAAATAGTTTGGAGTTTGACGTAACCATTTACTGCAGCAATCTTGGTCCTGAGCTTCACCTTATTCACCCAGGTAGCTTCTATGAGTTGAATTATTCTGGTGGTAGCACACCTGGAAAGTCACCATTCTCTTGTTTCTTTCAATGGAAAGATGCATTTAACAACTTTGATATGTGTGTGCCGAGTGAAGATGGAGGTTGCAAACAGTGCAATTGGTTTATAAATCAAGAAGGACCATGTAGGTACGAAGGTGCCAATCGAATTTGTGGTCGATGGaattag